In Lutra lutra chromosome 6, mLutLut1.2, whole genome shotgun sequence, the following are encoded in one genomic region:
- the PACSIN1 gene encoding protein kinase C and casein kinase substrate in neurons protein 1: MSGSYDEASLAPEETTDSFWEVGNYKRTVKRIDDGHRLCNDLMNCVQERAKIEKAYAQQLTDWAKRWRQLIEKGPQYGSLERAWGAIMTEADKVSELHQEVKNNLLNEDLEKVKNWQKDAYHKQIMGGFKETKEAEDGFRKAQKPWAKKMKELEAAKKAYHLACKEEKLAMTREMNSKTEQSVTPEQQKKLQDKVDKCKQDVQKTQEKYEKVLDDVGKTTPQYMESMEQVFEQCQQFEEKRLVFLKEVLLDIKRHLNLAENSSYVHVYRELEQAIRGADAQDDLRWFRSTSGPGMPMNWPQFEEWNPDLPHTATKKEKQPKKAEGATLTNATGVVETTSQAGDRGSVSSYDRGQPYATEWSDDESGNPFGGSEANGGSNPFEDDAKGVRVRALYDYDGQEQDELSFKAGDELTKLGEEDEQGWCRGRLDSGQLGLYPANYVEAI; this comes from the exons ATGTCTGGCTCCTACGACGAGGCCTCACTAGCTCCAGAGGAGACCACTGACAGCTTCTGGGAG GTGGGGAACTACAAGCGGACGGTGAAGCGCATCGATGACGGCCACCGCCTGTGTAACGACCTGATGAACTGCGTGCAGGAGCGCGCCAAGATCGAGAAGGCGTACGCGCAGCAGCTCACCGACTGGGCCAAGCGCTGGCGCCAGCTCATCGAGAAAG GGCCACAGTATGGCAGCCTGGAGCGAGCCTGGGGGGCCATCATGACAGAGGCGGACAAGGTGAGCGAACTGCACCAGGAAGTGAAGAACAACCTGCTGAACGAGGACCTGGAGAAGGTCAAGAACTGGCAGAAGGACGCCTATCACAAGCAGATCATGGGCGGCTTCAAGGAAACCAAGGAGGCTGAAGACGGCTTCCGCAAGGCCCAGAAACCCTGGGCCAAGAAGATGAAGGAG CTAGAGGCAGCCAAGAAGGCCTACCATCTGGCCTGCAAGGAGGAGAAGCTGGCCATGACGCGGGAGATGAATAGCAAGACGGAGCAGTCGGTCACGCCCGAACAGCAGAAGAAGCTGCAGGACAAAGTGGACAAGTGCAAGCAGGACGTACAGAAG ACCCAGGAGAAGTATGAGAAGGTGCTGGATGACGTGGGCAAGACCACGCCCCAGTACATGGAGAGCATGGAGCAGGTGTTCGAGCAGTGCCAGCAGTTTGAGGAGAAGCGGCTGGTCTTCCTCAAGGAGGTGCTGCTGGACATCAAACGCCACCTCAACCTGGCCGAGAATAGCAG CTATGTCCACGTGTACCGGGAGCTGGAGCAGGCCATCCGGGGGGCGGACGCCCAGGATGACCTCCGGTGGTTCCGCAGCACCAGTGGCCCCGGCATGCCCATGAACTGGCCCCAGTTTGAG GAGTGGAACCCAGACCTTCCTCACACCGCCACCAAGAAAGAGAAGCAGCCCAAGAAGGCAGAGGGGGCGACGCTGACCAACGCCACTGGAGTGGTGGAGACCACATCCCAGGCTGGAGACCGTGGCAG CGTTAGCAGCTACGACAGGGGCCAGCCTTATGCCACCGAGTGGTCAGACGACGAGAGCGGGAACCCGTTCGGGGGCAGTGAGGCCAATGGGGGCTCCAACCCCTTCGAGGACGACGCCAAAGGGGTGCGTGTGCGGGCACTCTATGACTACGACGGCCAGGAGCAGGATGAGCTCAGCTTCAAGGCCG GAGACGAGCTCACCAAGCTGGGCGAGGAGGACGAGCAGGGATGGTGCCGCGGGCGGCTGGACAGTGGGCAGCTGGGTCTCTATCCCGCCAACTACGTGGAGGCCATCtag